In a single window of the Patescibacteria group bacterium genome:
- the truB gene encoding tRNA pseudouridine(55) synthase TruB → MFEDLKGKIFAVYKPKGITSAAVVEIIKRKTKEKVGHAGTLDPLAKGVLVVGVGRSATKNLNEELKKEKEYLALIKLGEFSSTDDDEGEKIKIEISKKPSKGEILDILKKFTGKFWQKPPLFSAIKVKGKEAYKYARMGKKISLPERLVEVKKIDLIYYRWPYLKIKIVCGPGFYVRSLARDIGETLRTGAYLKDLERIRVGDFKKENCLTLGFFFQK, encoded by the coding sequence ATGTTTGAAGATTTAAAAGGAAAAATTTTTGCGGTATATAAACCAAAAGGCATTACTTCCGCAGCTGTTGTTGAAATTATTAAAAGAAAAACAAAAGAGAAGGTAGGACATGCTGGCACTTTAGATCCTTTAGCAAAAGGCGTTTTAGTTGTTGGAGTTGGTCGTTCTGCTACTAAAAATTTAAATGAAGAATTAAAAAAAGAAAAAGAGTATTTGGCTTTAATTAAATTAGGCGAATTTAGTTCAACTGATGATGATGAGGGTGAAAAAATTAAAATAGAGATTAGTAAAAAACCGAGCAAAGGAGAAATTTTAGATATACTTAAAAAATTTACTGGTAAATTTTGGCAAAAACCCCCTCTTTTTAGTGCTATTAAAGTTAAAGGCAAAGAAGCTTATAAATATGCACGAATGGGTAAAAAAATTTCTTTACCAGAGCGATTGGTTGAGGTAAAAAAAATTGATTTAATTTATTACCGCTGGCCTTATTTGAAAATTAAAATTGTTTGCGGGCCTGGTTTTTATGTGCGTTCTTTGGCGCGAGATATTGGAGAAACACTTAGAACTGGCGCTTATCTTAAAGATTTGGAACGTATTCGGGTAGGTGATTTTAAGAAAGAAAATTGTTTAACTTTAGGATTTTTCTTCCAGAAATAA
- the cysS gene encoding cysteine--tRNA ligase, with protein MLKFFNNLTHKLQIFKPLKDKKVGLYTCGPTVYSYAHIGNLRTYIFEDVLKRVLRYNNYKVKHVMNITDVGHLTSQADSGEDKIELAAKKEGQNAWQIAKFYTEAFKKDIQALNILEPDIWVKATDTIKDQIKLIQILEKKGYIYRITDGIYFDTSKLKNYGRLWPKKLKKKIKEIDLEKYARIEKIEGKKNLTDFALWKFTPLGVKRQMEWDSPWGRGFPGWHTECVVMASKFLGIPFDIHCGGIDHILIHHTNEIAQAEAAYGKILANYWLHGEFLILDKGKMSKSEGNFITLNDLIAKNFNPLAYRYFCFTTHYRQKLTFSWEGLAAAQAALNRLYEKVKEFKKQVSKTQLNLGQKAKKYQKKFNYFISEDLKIPQALALMWQMIKDKNISASEKYYLLLDFDKVLGLKLAELKEEKIPSKILKLVNEREMYRQQKNYQKADELREKIKNLGYLIEDTPSGPVVRKR; from the coding sequence ATGCTGAAATTTTTTAATAATCTGACGCACAAACTGCAAATATTTAAACCTTTAAAAGATAAAAAGGTTGGTTTGTATACTTGCGGTCCAACAGTTTATTCTTATGCCCATATTGGTAATTTACGCACTTATATTTTCGAGGATGTATTAAAACGCGTTTTGAGATATAACAATTATAAAGTTAAACACGTGATGAATATTACTGATGTTGGACATTTAACTTCGCAGGCTGATAGCGGCGAGGATAAAATCGAATTAGCAGCAAAAAAAGAAGGACAAAATGCTTGGCAGATAGCCAAATTTTATACCGAAGCTTTTAAAAAAGATATTCAAGCGCTTAACATTTTAGAACCAGATATTTGGGTGAAAGCAACTGATACCATCAAAGATCAAATAAAATTAATTCAGATTTTGGAGAAGAAAGGTTATATTTATCGCATTACCGATGGAATTTATTTTGATACTTCAAAACTAAAAAATTATGGCCGTTTATGGCCGAAAAAACTAAAAAAGAAAATCAAAGAAATTGATTTAGAAAAATATGCACGCATTGAAAAAATTGAAGGAAAGAAAAATTTAACTGATTTTGCTTTATGGAAATTTACGCCACTTGGCGTTAAAAGACAAATGGAGTGGGATTCGCCATGGGGCAGGGGTTTTCCTGGTTGGCATACGGAGTGTGTGGTGATGGCTTCGAAATTTTTGGGCATTCCTTTTGATATTCATTGCGGCGGGATAGACCATATTCTAATTCATCATACAAATGAAATTGCTCAAGCCGAGGCGGCTTATGGTAAAATTTTGGCTAATTATTGGCTGCATGGCGAGTTTTTAATTTTAGATAAAGGAAAAATGTCAAAATCCGAAGGCAATTTTATTACTTTGAATGATTTAATAGCTAAAAATTTTAATCCTTTGGCTTATCGATATTTTTGTTTTACAACTCATTATCGGCAAAAATTAACTTTTTCATGGGAAGGATTAGCTGCTGCCCAAGCTGCTCTTAATCGGTTGTATGAAAAAGTTAAAGAGTTTAAAAAACAAGTGTCAAAGACTCAATTAAATTTGGGACAAAAAGCTAAAAAGTATCAGAAAAAATTTAATTATTTTATTAGTGAGGATTTAAAAATTCCTCAAGCATTGGCTTTGATGTGGCAGATGATAAAAGATAAAAATATCAGTGCTTCTGAAAAATATTATTTACTTTTGGATTTTGATAAAGTTTTGGGTTTAAAATTAGCAGAATTAAAAGAAGAAAAAATTCCTTCTAAAATTTTGAAATTGGTTAATGAACGAGAGATGTACCGCCAGCAAAAAAATTATCAAAAAGCTGATGAATTAAGAGAAAAAATTAAAAACCTCGGCTATTTAATTGAGGATACCCCTTCGGGCCCGGTGGTGCGGAAAAGATAG
- a CDS encoding ATP-binding cassette domain-containing protein, protein MHINIKDIWKSYGNKNVLRGISFSLAPGEKVALVGHNGVGKSTLLKIIAGLEAFDKGEVFLPRNACIGYLPQEFVFREDETVKNCFWRIVGIAELKFHMEELLNNLDDEEKIKTFTELQEKYQKLGGENFDYKIKIILAGLGLAKIELHQKLKELSAGEKTKIILGAILLKGADLLLLDEPTNNLDIPALIWLEEFLKATSATCLVVSHDKKFLDNITSRVLEIDWETRKVNIFRGKYSEYLDFKIKQLNRLKEEFRRQQEKINSLKKVAEKNKDWARKGNYQLPPDNDKYCRGMRRDRSAKLGRKAAVIQKKLERIKKIDLPIEREPLTIDLNAQLIASKPKIILKEVMVGYKDSFQLRPINLEIAYGDRIGILGLNGVGKSTLLKVLSGRMLPLKGEIKIGESLIIGDLIQEENNLPLDKTCLDFIEEKTGWQKEKAINLIHKFNFSFDEATQTIKTLSSGQRTRLLLAYFSAISANVLILDEPTNHLDLEAIEALKEVLKTYKGTLIVVSHDRDFIEQIKLTNFYVIEDGKLKQLSSYSDYLAKSVLIAKRIIRQLNLERRY, encoded by the coding sequence ATGCATATCAATATAAAAGATATTTGGAAAAGTTACGGGAATAAAAATGTTCTTAGGGGTATATCTTTTTCTCTAGCGCCCGGCGAAAAGGTAGCGTTAGTCGGGCATAATGGCGTTGGCAAAAGCACGCTTCTTAAAATTATTGCCGGTTTAGAGGCATTTGATAAAGGAGAGGTGTTTTTGCCGCGTAATGCGTGTATTGGATATTTGCCGCAGGAATTTGTTTTTCGAGAAGATGAAACTGTGAAGAATTGTTTTTGGCGTATAGTCGGAATTGCCGAATTAAAATTTCATATGGAAGAATTATTAAATAATCTAGATGACGAGGAAAAAATAAAAACGTTTACTGAGCTTCAAGAAAAATATCAAAAGTTGGGGGGAGAAAATTTTGATTATAAGATTAAAATTATTCTGGCTGGATTGGGATTGGCAAAAATAGAATTACATCAAAAATTAAAAGAATTGAGCGCTGGTGAAAAAACAAAAATTATTTTGGGAGCTATTTTGCTTAAAGGAGCAGATCTTTTATTATTGGATGAGCCAACTAATAATTTAGATATTCCAGCTTTAATTTGGTTAGAAGAATTTTTAAAAGCGACATCAGCTACTTGTTTGGTAGTTTCTCATGATAAAAAATTTTTAGATAATATTACTTCGCGAGTTTTAGAAATTGATTGGGAAACTAGAAAAGTAAACATATTTCGAGGGAAATATTCTGAATATTTGGATTTTAAGATAAAACAACTAAATCGATTAAAAGAAGAGTTCCGCCGTCAACAAGAAAAAATCAATAGTTTAAAAAAAGTTGCTGAAAAAAATAAAGATTGGGCTCGAAAAGGTAATTATCAATTGCCACCGGACAATGATAAATATTGTCGAGGAATGCGAAGAGATAGATCTGCTAAATTAGGAAGAAAAGCTGCGGTAATACAAAAGAAATTAGAAAGAATAAAAAAAATTGATTTACCAATTGAACGAGAACCACTAACTATTGATTTAAATGCGCAGTTAATTGCTTCAAAACCAAAAATTATTTTAAAAGAGGTAATGGTTGGCTACAAAGATAGTTTTCAATTGAGACCGATTAATTTAGAAATTGCATATGGAGATAGGATAGGAATTCTTGGTTTAAATGGGGTAGGTAAATCCACTTTATTAAAAGTGCTTAGTGGAAGAATGTTGCCTTTAAAAGGAGAAATAAAAATAGGGGAATCATTGATTATTGGAGATTTAATTCAAGAGGAAAATAATTTACCGCTTGATAAGACCTGTTTGGATTTTATTGAAGAAAAGACTGGTTGGCAAAAAGAAAAGGCTATCAATTTAATTCATAAATTTAATTTTTCTTTTGATGAAGCAACCCAAACGATTAAAACTTTAAGTTCTGGTCAGCGTACTCGCTTATTGTTGGCATATTTTTCTGCAATCTCTGCGAACGTATTAATTTTGGACGAACCAACTAATCATTTAGACCTTGAAGCTATAGAAGCATTAAAAGAAGTTTTAAAAACGTACAAAGGAACACTCATTGTAGTTTCGCATGATAGGGATTTTATAGAACAAATTAAATTGACAAACTTCTATGTTATAGAAGACGGAAAGTTAAAACAATTGTCGAGTTACAGCGATTATCTTGCTAAAAGTGTTTTAATTGCTAAAAGAATTATTCGCCAATTAAATTTAGAGCGTCGTTATTAA
- a CDS encoding radical SAM protein: MKQKIQQLVKIRREKRYFLAYFIEYRKILLVNEIGARILELFFNENKSILEIAEFFMRGGKKYKKSDIKNNIRKFLKKVAKELDKRDSGEWPIIEGDFLETPIGVELQINTTCNLRCKHCFQSNYSRIMPFSRIKNILSLLYKNNIFEINLVGGEPFLHPNIFEIIEMCCKKYNFAVNVITNGTLLTSKIINLLSKHRDKIALLISLEGVKDTNDLIRGRGTFKKVERTIKKLKKKRIYFEFSFTLNALNIKYWKQFLLYAHKLKAPCNFNLFKPFSNKQKYLVIHPFDYFEFINELFIFKKIKKIETGITDAAIWSYVNKLMPRNQCKATLTGLNINAKGEMVPCAFFDEVGYYKNLPTIDKNFLKNWKYNYWFKDFRKYNLRECQFCSYIFNKSRAAFNPYGLSAFKKWQRIRQ, encoded by the coding sequence ATGAAACAGAAAATACAACAATTAGTAAAAATTAGAAGAGAAAAGCGCTATTTTCTTGCTTATTTTATAGAATATAGAAAAATTTTATTGGTTAATGAAATTGGAGCAAGGATATTGGAATTATTTTTTAATGAAAATAAATCTATTTTAGAAATTGCTGAATTTTTTATGAGGGGAGGAAAAAAATATAAAAAATCAGATATAAAAAATAATATTAGAAAATTTTTAAAAAAAGTTGCAAAAGAATTAGATAAAAGAGATTCGGGTGAATGGCCAATAATAGAAGGAGATTTTTTAGAAACCCCCATAGGAGTAGAACTTCAAATAAATACAACTTGTAATTTAAGATGTAAACATTGTTTTCAAAGTAATTATAGTCGCATAATGCCATTTTCTCGCATAAAAAATATTCTATCGCTTTTATATAAAAATAATATATTTGAAATTAATTTAGTAGGCGGCGAACCATTTTTACATCCTAATATTTTCGAGATAATAGAAATGTGTTGTAAAAAATACAATTTTGCTGTAAATGTGATCACCAATGGTACATTATTAACAAGCAAAATTATTAATTTACTTTCTAAACATAGAGACAAAATAGCATTATTAATAAGCCTCGAAGGAGTGAAGGATACAAACGATTTAATTAGAGGAAGAGGAACATTTAAAAAAGTTGAGAGGACAATAAAAAAATTAAAGAAAAAAAGGATATATTTTGAATTCTCTTTTACTTTGAACGCATTGAATATTAAATACTGGAAACAATTTTTGTTATACGCTCATAAATTAAAAGCCCCTTGCAATTTTAATTTATTCAAACCATTTTCCAATAAGCAGAAATATTTAGTTATTCACCCATTTGATTATTTCGAATTTATTAATGAGTTATTTATTTTTAAAAAAATAAAAAAAATAGAAACCGGTATTACAGATGCTGCTATATGGTCGTATGTGAATAAATTAATGCCACGCAATCAATGCAAAGCAACTTTAACAGGTTTAAATATTAATGCAAAAGGAGAAATGGTTCCTTGTGCTTTTTTTGATGAAGTTGGTTATTATAAAAACTTGCCAACGATAGATAAAAATTTTTTAAAAAATTGGAAATATAATTATTGGTTTAAGGATTTCAGAAAATATAATTTAAGAGAATGTCAATTTTGTTCTTATATTTTTAATAAATCTCGCGCTGCTTTTAATCCGTATGGTTTAAGCGCTTTTAAAAAATGGCAAAGAATTCGTCAATAA